The Streptomyces achromogenes genome window below encodes:
- the yajC gene encoding preprotein translocase subunit YajC gives MSPLTLLPFIVLIGAMFLMTRSAKKKQQQAAAMRNELQPGSGVRTIGGMYATVKEVNDDTLLLDAGPGVELLFAKNAIGAVLTDDEYNRIVHGIEHDLKSDSDVVPDDASSLAETDDSVDEAAASDDKVVDLGKKDETGEVREKAAEAEQAEAGEEPKKTEGDSDEKK, from the coding sequence GTGAGTCCTTTGACCCTCCTCCCGTTCATCGTGCTCATCGGGGCCATGTTCCTGATGACCCGGTCGGCCAAGAAGAAGCAGCAGCAGGCGGCCGCCATGCGTAACGAGCTGCAGCCCGGCAGTGGTGTCCGCACCATCGGCGGCATGTACGCGACGGTCAAGGAGGTCAACGACGACACGCTTCTCCTCGATGCGGGACCGGGCGTGGAACTCCTCTTCGCGAAGAACGCGATCGGCGCCGTCCTGACCGACGACGAGTACAACCGCATCGTGCACGGCATCGAGCACGACCTGAAGTCCGACTCCGACGTCGTCCCGGACGACGCCTCCTCCCTGGCCGAGACCGACGACTCCGTCGACGAAGCTGCCGCCTCCGACGACAAGGTTGTCGACCTCGGCAAGAAGGACGAGACCGGCGAGGTCCGGGAGAAGGCCGCCGAGGCCGAGCAGGCCGAGGCCGGCGAGGAGCCGAAGAAGACCGAGGGCGACTCCGACGAGAAGAAGTAG
- the ruvB gene encoding Holliday junction branch migration DNA helicase RuvB: MNWDDTTEETTAEERLVGSVADREDQAVEAALRPKDLGEFIGQEKVREQLDLVLRAARARGATADHVLLSGAPGLGKTTLSMIIAAEMGAPIRITSGPAIQHAGDLAAILSSLQEGEVLFLDEIHRMSRPAEEMLYMAMEDFRVDVIVGKGPGATAIPLELPPFTLVGATTRAGLLPPPLRDRFGFTAHMEFYEPGELRRVIHRSADLLDVEIDAEGAAEIAGRSRGTPRIANRLLRRVRDYAQVKADGRVTREIAAAALKVYEVDERGLDRLDRGVLEALLKLFGGGPVGLSTLAVAVGEERETVEEVAEPFLVREGLLARTPRGRVATPAAWTHLGLTPPRAPGQGSGQQDLFGT; the protein is encoded by the coding sequence GTGAACTGGGACGACACGACCGAGGAGACCACCGCCGAGGAGCGGCTGGTGGGCTCGGTCGCCGACCGGGAGGACCAGGCCGTCGAGGCCGCCCTGCGTCCCAAGGACCTCGGCGAGTTCATCGGCCAGGAGAAGGTCCGCGAGCAGCTCGACCTCGTCCTGCGCGCTGCCCGCGCGCGGGGCGCGACCGCCGACCACGTGCTGCTCTCCGGAGCCCCCGGCCTCGGCAAGACCACCCTCTCGATGATCATTGCCGCGGAGATGGGCGCCCCGATCCGCATCACCTCGGGCCCCGCCATCCAGCACGCCGGCGATCTCGCCGCGATCCTCTCCTCGCTCCAGGAGGGCGAGGTCCTCTTCCTCGACGAGATCCACCGCATGTCCCGGCCCGCCGAGGAGATGCTGTACATGGCGATGGAGGACTTCCGCGTCGACGTCATCGTCGGCAAGGGCCCCGGCGCCACCGCCATCCCCCTCGAACTGCCCCCCTTCACCCTCGTCGGCGCCACCACGCGCGCGGGCCTGCTGCCGCCGCCGCTGCGCGACCGCTTCGGGTTCACCGCGCACATGGAGTTCTACGAGCCCGGCGAACTGCGACGCGTCATCCACCGCTCGGCCGACCTCCTCGACGTCGAGATCGACGCGGAGGGGGCGGCCGAGATCGCCGGCCGCTCCCGCGGCACGCCCCGTATCGCCAACCGTCTGCTGCGCCGTGTCCGCGACTACGCGCAGGTCAAGGCCGACGGGAGGGTCACCCGCGAGATCGCCGCGGCGGCGCTGAAGGTCTACGAGGTGGACGAGCGGGGGCTGGACCGTCTGGACCGGGGAGTCCTGGAAGCCCTGCTGAAACTCTTCGGGGGCGGACCGGTCGGTCTGTCCACGCTCGCCGTCGCCGTGGGGGAGGAGCGTGAGACCGTGGAGGAGGTGGCCGAACCCTTCCTCGTCCGGGAGGGCCTGCTCGCCCGCACACCTCGCGGACGGGTGGCGACCCCGGCCGCCTGGACGCACCTCGGTCTCACCCCGCCCCGGGCCCCGGGCCAGGGCAGCGGGCAACAGGACCTGTTCGGGACGTGA
- the ruvA gene encoding Holliday junction branch migration protein RuvA: MIAFVSGTVAALAPDTAVVEVGGVGMAVQCSPNTLSTLRLGKPAKLATSLVVREDSLTLYGFVDDDERQVFELLQTASGVGPRLAQAMLAVHAPDALRRAVATGDEKALIAVPGIGKRGAQKLLLELKDRLGEPIGAPAVGAPVTSGWRDQLHAALIGLGYATREADEAVAAVTPQAEAADGAPQVGRLLKAALQTLNRAR; this comes from the coding sequence ATGATCGCCTTCGTCAGCGGCACCGTCGCCGCACTCGCCCCGGACACCGCGGTGGTGGAGGTGGGCGGTGTGGGCATGGCCGTCCAGTGCTCGCCGAACACGCTGTCCACGCTCCGGCTCGGCAAGCCGGCCAAGCTCGCCACCTCCCTCGTCGTACGGGAGGACTCGCTGACCCTCTACGGCTTCGTGGACGACGACGAGCGCCAGGTCTTCGAACTGCTGCAGACCGCCAGTGGCGTCGGCCCCCGGCTCGCCCAGGCCATGCTGGCGGTCCACGCCCCGGACGCCCTGCGCCGCGCGGTGGCCACCGGAGACGAGAAGGCGCTGATCGCCGTCCCCGGCATCGGCAAGAGGGGCGCGCAGAAACTGCTGCTGGAGCTCAAGGACCGGCTCGGCGAGCCGATCGGCGCCCCCGCGGTCGGCGCACCGGTCACCAGCGGCTGGCGCGACCAGCTGCACGCCGCCCTGATCGGCCTCGGCTACGCCACCCGCGAGGCCGACGAGGCGGTCGCCGCCGTGACCCCGCAGGCCGAGGCCGCCGACGGTGCGCCCCAGGTGGGCCGGCTGTTGAAGGCCGCCCTGCAGACCCTGAACCGCGCCCGCTAG
- the ruvC gene encoding crossover junction endodeoxyribonuclease RuvC, whose amino-acid sequence MRVLGVDPGLTRCGVGVVEGVAGRPLTMLGVGVVRTSADAELGQRLVAVEQGIEAWLDEHRPEFVAVERVFSQHNVRTVMGTAQASAVAMLCAARRGIPVALHTPSEVKAAVTGSGRADKAQVGAMVTRLLRLDAPPRPADAADALALAICHIWRAPAQNRLQQAVARHTVKPTHPVTAPITSKGRTA is encoded by the coding sequence GTGCGGGTACTCGGGGTGGACCCCGGACTGACACGGTGCGGTGTCGGCGTCGTCGAGGGAGTCGCGGGCCGGCCCCTCACCATGCTCGGCGTAGGAGTCGTACGGACGTCCGCCGACGCCGAGTTGGGGCAGCGCCTCGTCGCCGTCGAGCAGGGCATCGAAGCGTGGCTCGACGAACACCGGCCCGAATTCGTCGCCGTGGAACGGGTGTTCAGCCAGCACAACGTGCGCACGGTGATGGGCACCGCCCAGGCCAGCGCCGTCGCCATGCTGTGCGCGGCCCGCCGTGGCATCCCCGTCGCGCTGCACACCCCCAGCGAGGTCAAGGCCGCCGTCACCGGCAGCGGGCGCGCGGACAAGGCCCAGGTCGGCGCGATGGTCACCCGTCTGCTGCGACTCGACGCGCCCCCCAGACCGGCCGACGCCGCCGACGCCCTCGCCCTCGCCATCTGCCACATCTGGCGCGCCCCCGCGCAGAACCGGCTCCAGCAGGCGGTCGCCCGGCACACCGTCAAGCCCACGCACCCCGTGACCGCACCGATCACATCGAAAGGCCGTACGGCATGA
- a CDS encoding YebC/PmpR family DNA-binding transcriptional regulator, whose amino-acid sequence MSGHSKWATTKHKKAVIDAKRGKLFAKMIKNIEVAARTGGADVSGNPTLFDAIQKAKKSSVPNKNIDSAVKRGAGLEAGGADYETIMYEGYGPNGVAVLIECLTDNRNRAASDVRVAMTRNGGSMADPGSVSYLFNRKGVVVVPKGELAEDDVLGAVLDAGAEEVNDLGETFEVLSEATDLVAVRTALQEAGIDYDSAEANFVPTMQVELDEDGARKIFKLIDALEDSDDVQNVFANFDVSDEVMEKVDA is encoded by the coding sequence ATGTCCGGCCACTCTAAATGGGCTACGACGAAGCACAAGAAGGCCGTGATCGACGCCAAGCGCGGCAAGCTCTTCGCGAAGATGATCAAGAACATCGAGGTCGCGGCCCGTACCGGTGGCGCGGACGTGTCCGGCAACCCGACGCTGTTCGACGCCATCCAGAAGGCCAAGAAGAGCTCGGTCCCGAACAAGAACATCGACTCCGCGGTCAAGCGCGGCGCCGGTCTCGAGGCCGGCGGTGCCGACTACGAGACGATCATGTACGAGGGCTACGGCCCGAACGGCGTCGCGGTCCTCATCGAGTGCCTCACCGACAACCGCAACCGCGCGGCCTCCGACGTCCGCGTCGCCATGACCCGCAACGGCGGCTCCATGGCCGACCCGGGCTCGGTGTCGTACCTGTTCAACCGCAAGGGCGTCGTCGTCGTCCCCAAGGGCGAGCTGGCCGAGGACGACGTCCTCGGTGCCGTGCTCGACGCGGGCGCCGAAGAGGTCAACGACCTCGGTGAGACCTTCGAGGTCCTCTCCGAGGCCACCGACCTGGTCGCGGTGCGCACCGCGCTCCAGGAGGCCGGCATCGACTACGACTCCGCAGAGGCCAACTTCGTCCCGACCATGCAGGTCGAGCTCGACGAGGACGGCGCACGGAAGATCTTCAAGCTGATCGACGCGCTCGAGGACAGCGACGACGTGCAGAACGTCTTCGCCAACTTCGACGTCAGCGACGAGGTCATGGAGAAGGTCGACGCCTGA
- the pdxT gene encoding pyridoxal 5'-phosphate synthase glutaminase subunit PdxT, with protein sequence MSDTVPVIGVLALQGDVREHLVALAAADAVARPVRRPEELAEVDGLVIPGGESTTISKLAVLFGVMEPLRARVRSGMPVYGTCAGMIMLADKILDPRSGQETVGGIDMIVRRNAFGRQNESFEATVDVVGVTGPPVEGVFIRAPWVESVGARVEVLAEHGGHIVAVRQGNALATSFHPELTGDHRVHALFVDMVRANRVAASL encoded by the coding sequence ATGAGCGACACAGTCCCCGTCATAGGCGTCCTGGCCCTCCAGGGCGACGTACGGGAGCACCTCGTGGCCCTGGCCGCGGCAGACGCCGTGGCCAGGCCCGTGCGGCGCCCCGAGGAACTCGCCGAGGTCGACGGCCTCGTCATCCCCGGCGGCGAGTCCACGACCATCTCCAAGCTGGCCGTCCTGTTCGGCGTGATGGAGCCCCTTCGCGCGCGCGTGCGGTCGGGCATGCCCGTCTACGGCACCTGCGCGGGCATGATCATGCTCGCGGACAAGATCCTCGACCCGCGCTCGGGCCAGGAGACCGTCGGCGGCATCGACATGATCGTGCGCCGCAACGCCTTCGGACGTCAGAACGAGTCCTTCGAGGCCACGGTGGACGTCGTGGGCGTGACGGGTCCTCCCGTGGAGGGCGTCTTCATCCGCGCCCCCTGGGTCGAGTCCGTGGGCGCCCGCGTCGAGGTGCTCGCCGAGCACGGCGGTCACATCGTGGCGGTCCGCCAGGGCAACGCGCTCGCCACCTCGTTCCACCCGGAACTGACCGGCGACCACCGGGTGCACGCCCTGTTCGTCGACATGGTGCGCGCGAACCGGGTGGCGGCGTCCTTGTAG
- the pdxS gene encoding pyridoxal 5'-phosphate synthase lyase subunit PdxS has protein sequence MSSTISENQTPETGTARVKRGMAEQLKGGVIMDVVTPEQAKIAEDAGAVAVMALERVPADIRKDGGVARMSDPDMIEGIIEAVSIPVMAKSRIGHFVEAQVLQSLGVDYIDESEVLTPADEVNHSDKFAFTTPFVCGATNLGEALRRIAEGAAMIRSKGEAGTGNVVEAVRHLRQIKNEIARLRGYDNNELYAAAKDLRAPYELVKEVAELGKLPVVLFSAGGVATPADAALMRQLGAEGVFVGSGIFKSGDPAKRAAAIVKATTFYDDPKIIADASRNLGEAMVGINCDTLPEAERYANRGW, from the coding sequence GTGTCCAGCACGATCTCCGAAAACCAGACCCCCGAGACCGGCACCGCGCGCGTGAAGCGCGGCATGGCCGAGCAGCTCAAGGGCGGCGTGATCATGGACGTCGTCACGCCGGAGCAGGCGAAGATCGCCGAGGACGCGGGCGCCGTCGCCGTCATGGCGCTGGAGCGGGTCCCGGCCGACATCCGCAAGGACGGCGGCGTCGCCCGGATGTCGGACCCCGACATGATCGAGGGCATCATCGAGGCCGTGTCGATCCCGGTCATGGCCAAGTCCCGGATCGGCCACTTCGTCGAGGCCCAGGTCCTGCAGTCGCTCGGCGTCGACTACATCGACGAGTCCGAGGTCCTCACCCCGGCCGACGAGGTCAACCACAGCGACAAGTTCGCGTTCACGACCCCGTTCGTCTGCGGCGCCACCAACCTGGGCGAGGCCCTGCGCCGCATAGCCGAGGGCGCCGCGATGATCCGCTCCAAGGGCGAGGCCGGAACCGGCAACGTCGTCGAGGCCGTGCGCCACCTGCGTCAGATCAAGAACGAGATCGCCCGTCTGCGCGGCTACGACAACAACGAGCTGTACGCCGCCGCCAAGGACCTGCGCGCCCCCTACGAGCTGGTCAAGGAGGTCGCCGAGCTCGGCAAGCTGCCGGTCGTGCTGTTCTCCGCCGGCGGCGTCGCCACCCCGGCCGACGCCGCGCTGATGCGCCAGCTCGGCGCCGAGGGCGTCTTCGTCGGCTCCGGCATCTTCAAGTCCGGCGACCCGGCCAAGCGTGCCGCCGCCATCGTGAAGGCGACCACCTTCTACGACGACCCGAAGATCATCGCGGACGCGTCCCGCAACCTGGGCGAGGCCATGGTCGGCATCAACTGCGACACCCTCCCCGAGGCCGAGCGCTACGCCAACCGCGGCTGGTAA
- a CDS encoding glycosyltransferase family 4 protein, with protein MRIGIVCPYSWDVPGGVQFHIRDLAEYFVRLGHEVSVLAPADDDTPLPPYVVSAGRAVPVPYNGSVARLNFGFLSAARVRRWLHDGTFDVVHIHEPTSPSLGLLTCWAASGPIVATFHTSNPRSRAMIAAYSILQAALEKISARIAVSEYARRTLVEHLGGDAVVIPNGVDVDFFAKAEPNPDWQGGTIGFVGRIDEPRKGLPVLVRALPKIFAERPDARLLVAGRGDEKEAVESLPKELHARVEFLGMVSDEDKARFLRSVDLYIAPNTGGESFGIILVEAMSAGAPVLASDLDAFAQVLDQGAAGELFANEDADALAAAAVRLLGDPERRGELSERGSAHVRRFDWSTVGADILSVYETVTAGAAAVAADDERGSTGLRARLGLARD; from the coding sequence GTGAGAATCGGCATCGTCTGCCCCTACTCCTGGGACGTCCCGGGCGGCGTCCAGTTCCACATCCGCGACCTCGCCGAGTACTTCGTCCGGCTCGGCCATGAGGTGTCCGTCCTCGCCCCGGCCGACGACGACACCCCGCTGCCGCCGTACGTCGTCTCGGCCGGCCGCGCGGTCCCCGTGCCGTACAACGGCTCCGTCGCCCGGCTCAACTTCGGGTTCCTGTCCGCCGCGCGCGTGCGCCGCTGGCTGCACGACGGCACGTTCGACGTCGTCCACATCCACGAGCCGACCTCTCCCTCGCTCGGCCTGCTGACCTGCTGGGCGGCCTCCGGCCCGATCGTGGCGACCTTCCACACGTCCAACCCGCGCTCGCGGGCCATGATCGCCGCGTACTCCATCCTCCAGGCCGCCCTGGAGAAGATCAGCGCGCGGATCGCCGTCAGCGAGTACGCCCGCCGGACCCTGGTGGAGCACCTCGGCGGCGACGCGGTCGTCATCCCCAACGGCGTCGACGTCGACTTCTTCGCCAAGGCCGAGCCCAACCCCGACTGGCAGGGCGGCACCATCGGCTTCGTCGGACGCATCGACGAGCCGCGCAAGGGCCTGCCCGTGCTGGTGCGGGCCCTGCCGAAGATCTTCGCGGAACGCCCGGACGCACGGCTGCTGGTCGCCGGCCGCGGCGACGAGAAGGAGGCGGTGGAGAGCCTGCCGAAGGAGCTCCACGCGCGCGTGGAGTTCCTCGGCATGGTCAGCGACGAGGACAAGGCGCGCTTCCTGCGCAGCGTCGACCTCTACATCGCGCCCAACACCGGCGGTGAGAGCTTCGGCATCATCCTGGTCGAGGCCATGTCGGCGGGAGCACCCGTGCTCGCCTCCGACCTCGACGCCTTCGCCCAGGTTCTCGACCAGGGTGCGGCCGGCGAACTGTTCGCCAACGAGGACGCGGACGCGCTGGCCGCCGCGGCGGTACGGCTCCTGGGCGACCCGGAACGCCGGGGGGAGCTGAGCGAGCGGGGCAGCGCGCATGTGCGGCGCTTCGACTGGTCGACCGTCGGCGCGGACATCCTGTCGGTCTACGAGACGGTGACGGCGGGAGCGGCGGCGGTCGCGGCCGACGACGAACGGGGATCGACGGGCCTGCGGGCTCGGCTCGGGCTGGCCCGCGACTGA
- a CDS encoding phosphatidylinositol mannoside acyltransferase: protein MSAQERLADALYGLGWSAVKRLPEPVAVRLGRTVADLAWKRRGKGVLRLESNYARVVPDAGPERLAELSRAGMRSYLRYWMESFRLPAWSAERVADGFDPKDLHHLTDGIASDRGVILALPHMGNWDLAGAWVTTKLRTPFTTVAERLKPETLYDRFVAYREGLGMEVLPHTGGSAFGTLARRLRDGGLVCLVAERDLSASGVEVDFFGDTARMPAGPALLAQQTGALLLPVTLWYDDSPVMQGRVHPPIEVPEAGTRAEKTSVMTQALADAFATGIADHPEDWHMLQRLWLADLESRPSPPRPSDGATA, encoded by the coding sequence GTGAGCGCCCAGGAGCGTCTGGCGGACGCGTTGTACGGTCTCGGCTGGAGCGCTGTCAAGAGGCTCCCCGAGCCCGTCGCCGTGCGTCTCGGCCGCACCGTCGCCGACCTCGCGTGGAAACGGCGCGGGAAGGGCGTGCTGCGGCTGGAGAGCAACTACGCGCGCGTGGTCCCGGACGCGGGCCCGGAGCGCCTGGCCGAGCTGTCCCGCGCGGGGATGCGCTCCTACCTGCGGTACTGGATGGAGTCCTTCCGGCTGCCGGCCTGGAGCGCCGAGCGCGTCGCCGACGGCTTCGACCCCAAGGACCTGCACCACCTGACGGACGGCATCGCCTCGGACCGGGGCGTCATCCTCGCGCTGCCGCACATGGGCAACTGGGACCTGGCCGGCGCCTGGGTCACCACGAAGCTGCGCACGCCGTTCACCACCGTCGCCGAACGCCTCAAGCCCGAGACGCTGTACGACCGGTTCGTCGCCTACCGGGAAGGGCTCGGCATGGAGGTGCTGCCGCACACCGGCGGCTCCGCCTTCGGCACCCTGGCCCGGCGGCTGCGCGACGGCGGACTGGTCTGCCTGGTCGCCGAGCGCGATCTGTCCGCCTCCGGCGTCGAGGTCGACTTCTTCGGGGACACCGCCCGGATGCCCGCCGGACCCGCGCTGCTCGCCCAGCAGACGGGCGCGCTGCTGCTGCCCGTCACGCTCTGGTACGACGACTCGCCCGTCATGCAGGGCCGGGTGCACCCGCCGATCGAGGTGCCCGAGGCAGGCACCCGGGCCGAGAAGACGTCCGTCATGACACAGGCGCTGGCAGACGCCTTCGCCACCGGCATCGCCGACCACCCGGAGGACTGGCACATGCTGCAGCGACTGTGGCTCGCCGACCTGGAATCCCGCCCGTCGCCGCCCCGCCCGTCGGACGGGGCGACCGCGTGA
- the pgsA gene encoding phosphatidylinositol phosphate synthase: MGQPAASRGRTATPTLGKAMLNKYARAFFTRVLTPFAAFLIRRGVSPDTVTLLGTAGVIAGALVFYPRGEFFWGTIVITLFVFSDLVDGNMARQLGRTSRWGAFLDSTLDRVADGAIFGGFALWYAGHGDDNALCAVSIFCLASGQVVSYTKARGESIGLPVAVNGLVERAERLVISLVAAGLSGLHAFGVPGIQVLLPIALWIVAVGSLVTLIQRVVTVRRESAEAEQAAAADAADVAERADEARDSGARGSEAAK; this comes from the coding sequence ATGGGCCAGCCGGCGGCCAGCAGGGGCCGCACGGCCACACCGACCCTCGGGAAGGCCATGCTGAACAAGTACGCGCGTGCATTCTTCACGCGTGTCCTCACACCGTTCGCCGCGTTTCTCATCCGCAGGGGCGTGAGCCCCGACACGGTCACGCTCCTCGGCACCGCCGGCGTGATCGCGGGCGCGCTGGTCTTCTACCCCCGGGGCGAGTTCTTCTGGGGCACGATCGTGATCACGCTCTTCGTGTTCTCCGACCTCGTCGACGGCAACATGGCCCGCCAGCTCGGCCGTACCAGCCGCTGGGGGGCCTTCCTGGACTCCACGCTCGACCGGGTCGCCGACGGCGCGATCTTCGGCGGCTTCGCGCTCTGGTACGCGGGCCACGGCGACGACAACGCCCTGTGCGCCGTCTCGATCTTCTGTCTGGCCAGCGGTCAGGTGGTGTCGTACACGAAGGCCCGCGGCGAGTCGATCGGCCTGCCGGTCGCCGTCAACGGGCTGGTGGAACGCGCCGAGCGCCTGGTGATCTCGCTGGTGGCGGCGGGGCTCTCGGGTCTGCACGCGTTCGGCGTGCCCGGCATCCAGGTGCTGCTGCCGATCGCGCTGTGGATCGTCGCCGTCGGCAGCCTCGTCACGCTGATCCAGCGCGTCGTCACGGTCCGCCGGGAATCCGCCGAGGCGGAGCAGGCGGCCGCGGCCGACGCCGCGGACGTCGCGGAGCGGGCGGACGAGGCGCGGGACAGCGGGGCCCGGGGGAGCGAGGCCGCGAAGTGA
- a CDS encoding elongation factor G-like protein EF-G2, with protein MGDKANAHPGAAGRATAADQPASVRNVVLVGHSGSGKTTLVEALALTAGAVNRAGRVEDGGTVSDYDEIEHRQQRSVQLSLVPVTFDGIKVNLLDTPGYADFVGELRAGLRAADAALFVVSAADGVDGSTRMVWEECAAVGMPRAIVVTHLEAARADFEEMTRICAEAFGADDPDAVLPLYLPLRGPEGPDGHAPVTGLTGLLSRTLFDYSSGERSESEPDEDRLPAIEEARNRLIEGIIAESEDETLMDRYLGGEQIDVKTLIDDLERAVARGAFFPVLAAAPAAEGARQGLGTVELLELVTRGFPTPLEREAPHVTTVDGRPRELKPCDPDGPLVAEVVKTSSDPYVGRVSLVRVFSGTLHPEETVHVSGHGLADRGHEDHDVDERIGALSAPFGKQQRALTHCIAGDLACVAKLGRAETGDTLSAKDDPLLMEPWQMPDPLLPLAIRAHSKADEDKLSQGLGRLVAEDPTMRLEHNQHTHQVVLWCLGEAHSDVALERLRSRYGVQVDVVPHRVSLRETFAAKSAGRGRHVKQSGGHGQYAVCEIEVEPLPGGSGIEFVDRVVGGSVPRQFIPSVEKGVRAQAAKGVAAGHPLVDVRITLLDGKAHSVDSSDAAFQTAGALALREAAADARIHLLEPVAEVSVLVGDEYVGTVMSDLSGRRGRVLGTEQTSGSRTLVRAEVPEIEIGRYAVDLRSLSHGTARFHRAYARHEPMPPQVAEKVRQQTEAG; from the coding sequence ATGGGCGACAAGGCGAACGCACACCCCGGAGCCGCCGGCAGGGCTACGGCGGCCGACCAACCCGCGTCCGTACGGAATGTGGTGCTGGTCGGCCACAGCGGATCGGGCAAGACGACGTTGGTGGAAGCTCTCGCGCTGACCGCGGGAGCAGTGAACCGGGCGGGCCGTGTGGAGGACGGCGGCACCGTCTCGGACTACGACGAGATCGAGCACCGGCAGCAGCGCTCGGTGCAGCTCTCGCTGGTGCCCGTCACCTTCGACGGCATCAAGGTCAATCTTCTCGACACCCCCGGATACGCCGACTTCGTCGGGGAGCTCAGGGCCGGTCTGCGCGCCGCGGACGCGGCCCTCTTCGTCGTCTCTGCGGCGGACGGCGTGGACGGGTCGACCCGTATGGTCTGGGAGGAGTGCGCGGCCGTCGGCATGCCCCGCGCGATCGTCGTCACGCACCTGGAGGCCGCCCGCGCGGACTTCGAGGAGATGACGCGGATCTGCGCGGAGGCCTTCGGCGCGGACGACCCGGACGCCGTCCTGCCGCTGTACCTGCCGCTGCGCGGGCCCGAGGGGCCCGACGGGCACGCGCCGGTGACCGGGCTGACCGGCCTGCTGTCCCGGACGCTGTTCGACTACTCCTCCGGCGAACGCAGCGAGTCCGAGCCGGACGAGGACCGGTTGCCGGCCATCGAGGAGGCCCGCAACCGGCTGATCGAGGGGATCATCGCCGAGAGCGAGGACGAGACCCTCATGGACCGGTATCTCGGCGGCGAGCAGATCGACGTCAAGACGCTGATCGACGACCTGGAGCGGGCCGTCGCGCGCGGCGCCTTCTTCCCCGTCCTCGCGGCCGCCCCCGCCGCCGAGGGCGCCCGGCAGGGCCTCGGCACGGTCGAACTGCTGGAACTGGTCACCAGGGGCTTCCCGACGCCTCTGGAACGCGAGGCGCCGCACGTGACGACGGTCGACGGCCGGCCACGGGAGCTGAAACCGTGCGATCCGGACGGTCCGCTGGTCGCGGAGGTCGTGAAGACCTCCTCCGATCCCTACGTCGGCCGGGTCTCGCTGGTCCGCGTGTTCTCCGGGACGCTGCACCCCGAAGAGACCGTCCACGTCTCCGGGCACGGCCTCGCCGACCGCGGTCACGAGGACCACGACGTCGACGAGCGCATCGGTGCCCTGTCCGCGCCGTTCGGCAAACAGCAGCGGGCCCTGACCCACTGCATCGCAGGCGATCTCGCGTGCGTGGCGAAGCTCGGCCGCGCGGAGACCGGCGACACCCTCTCCGCGAAGGACGACCCGCTCCTCATGGAGCCCTGGCAGATGCCGGACCCGCTGCTCCCGCTGGCCATCCGGGCCCACAGCAAGGCCGACGAGGACAAGTTGTCTCAGGGCCTGGGCCGGCTGGTCGCCGAGGATCCCACGATGCGCCTGGAGCACAACCAGCACACCCACCAGGTGGTGCTGTGGTGCCTGGGCGAGGCGCACTCCGACGTCGCGCTCGAGCGGCTGCGCTCCCGATACGGCGTCCAGGTCGACGTCGTCCCGCACCGGGTCTCCCTGCGCGAGACGTTCGCGGCGAAGTCCGCCGGGCGCGGGCGGCACGTGAAGCAGTCCGGCGGGCACGGCCAGTACGCCGTCTGCGAGATCGAGGTGGAGCCGCTGCCGGGCGGCTCGGGCATCGAGTTCGTGGACCGGGTCGTCGGCGGTTCGGTGCCGCGGCAGTTCATCCCGTCGGTCGAGAAGGGCGTCCGGGCGCAGGCGGCCAAGGGGGTGGCGGCGGGGCATCCGCTGGTGGACGTGCGGATCACGCTGCTGGACGGCAAGGCGCATTCGGTGGACTCCTCCGACGCCGCTTTCCAGACGGCCGGCGCACTGGCCCTCCGGGAGGCGGCGGCCGACGCGAGGATCCATCTGCTGGAGCCGGTGGCCGAGGTGTCCGTGCTGGTGGGCGACGAGTACGTGGGCACCGTGATGAGCGACCTGTCGGGGCGGCGCGGACGCGTGCTGGGCACCGAGCAGACCAGCGGGAGCCGCACGCTCGTGCGGGCCGAGGTGCCCGAGATCGAGATCGGCCGGTACGCGGTCGATCTACGCTCCCTCTCGCACGGCACGGCCCGCTTCCACCGCGCGTACGCCCGGCACGAGCCGATGCCGCCCCAGGTCGCCGAGAAGGTGCGCCAACAGACGGAGGCAGGCTGA